The following are from one region of the Rosistilla carotiformis genome:
- a CDS encoding MYG1 family protein: MAIQLIVTHPGGAHKDDFLACSLLAHLHGVPIQRREPTEEDLADSTICVVDVGEVHDPEQNNFDHHRFPRDAPPLCALSLVLQNMGLYDDALSFCAWLRPAEWLDTLGPNEAAKLMGIPRAALGALNSPLDITLLNRFASQTELRPDSPVYQVMCMVGEDIVNYLQSLRQRLDYLKEHAQYWTVESDGESIQALFLAKSDTLANDPSFGVYAFIESEGKQDAIQAMVTPDRRGEGYGLSRYNDSQRLDFSQIETHEEVRFAHKRGFVAKVTTNDPTRLKELLKDAIVKSEAM; the protein is encoded by the coding sequence ATGGCGATACAGTTGATCGTGACCCATCCGGGCGGAGCCCACAAAGACGACTTCCTTGCTTGCAGCCTGCTGGCGCATCTGCACGGTGTCCCGATCCAACGCCGCGAGCCGACGGAGGAGGATTTGGCCGACAGCACGATCTGCGTCGTCGATGTCGGCGAGGTGCACGATCCCGAACAAAACAACTTCGACCACCACCGGTTCCCGCGCGATGCGCCGCCGCTGTGCGCCCTCTCGCTGGTGCTGCAGAACATGGGACTCTACGACGACGCCCTCTCGTTCTGCGCCTGGCTGCGCCCTGCGGAATGGCTCGATACGCTGGGACCAAACGAAGCGGCCAAGCTGATGGGAATTCCACGCGCGGCGTTGGGAGCGCTCAACTCGCCGCTGGACATCACGCTGCTGAACCGCTTTGCCAGCCAAACCGAACTGCGGCCCGACAGCCCGGTCTACCAGGTGATGTGCATGGTCGGGGAGGATATCGTCAACTACTTGCAGTCGCTGCGGCAACGGTTGGACTACCTGAAAGAGCACGCTCAGTACTGGACGGTCGAAAGCGATGGCGAATCGATCCAAGCCCTCTTCCTTGCAAAGAGCGACACGCTTGCCAACGACCCGTCGTTTGGAGTCTACGCGTTCATCGAGAGCGAAGGAAAACAGGACGCGATCCAGGCGATGGTAACTCCCGACCGTCGTGGCGAAGGATACGGCCTGTCGCGATACAACGACAGCCAGCGTTTGGACTTTTCGCAAATTGAAACCCACGAAGAAGTTCGCTTCGCTCACAAACGTGGCTTCGTCGCAAAAGTCACCACCAACGATCCGACGCGGCTGAAGGAACTTTTGAAAGACGCGATCGTGAAAAGCGAAGCGATGTAG
- a CDS encoding DUF1559 domain-containing protein: protein MRPLKKRSAFTLVELLVVIAIIGILVGLLLPAVQAAREAARRMQCSNNMKQLGLAMHNYHDVYLKFPPGGLDVTGYRIGWPARIFDFIEEGNRIDAMDGLSPDALVTMQPYRFTTAPHYGDNQIFTDPMPSFACPSSPLGGTAKSASQIGSIDQGTLHYNANAGSVNYDMVNTTTSSQDYSTSGVIYPKSKVKFAHITDGTSSTILVGECSDRQGWTDAMLNSWGGILPWTWGYYSYSSGGYLQMDNKNLQYPINFEGTTSTNVTPYRSAHPGGAQFSLSDGSVRFLTETMDYVVLDAMATRARGEVVSFE from the coding sequence TTGAGACCTCTCAAAAAACGAAGTGCGTTCACCCTTGTCGAATTGTTAGTCGTGATTGCGATTATCGGCATCCTTGTCGGTCTACTGTTGCCGGCGGTTCAAGCCGCTCGCGAAGCCGCTCGCCGGATGCAGTGCAGCAACAATATGAAGCAGCTTGGTTTGGCCATGCACAACTATCACGATGTGTATTTGAAGTTTCCGCCGGGTGGTTTGGATGTCACCGGGTACAGGATTGGTTGGCCCGCCCGGATCTTCGATTTTATCGAAGAGGGGAACCGTATCGACGCGATGGATGGATTGTCTCCCGACGCGTTGGTCACCATGCAACCGTATCGATTCACGACGGCTCCGCACTATGGTGACAATCAAATTTTCACCGATCCGATGCCGAGCTTCGCCTGTCCTTCTTCGCCGTTGGGCGGCACTGCGAAATCCGCAAGTCAAATTGGTAGCATCGACCAAGGGACGTTGCACTACAACGCCAACGCCGGGTCGGTGAATTACGACATGGTCAATACCACGACATCGAGCCAAGATTACAGCACCTCGGGTGTTATCTATCCGAAGAGCAAGGTCAAATTCGCTCACATTACCGACGGAACGAGTTCGACGATCTTGGTGGGCGAATGCTCCGACCGCCAGGGCTGGACCGATGCGATGCTGAATAGCTGGGGTGGGATTCTGCCTTGGACTTGGGGCTATTATTCCTATTCGTCGGGAGGATACCTGCAGATGGACAACAAGAACCTCCAGTATCCGATCAACTTCGAAGGGACGACGTCAACGAACGTGACGCCTTATCGCAGTGCACATCCTGGTGGTGCCCAGTTCTCGCTGAGCGATGGCAGTGTGCGTTTCTTGACCGAAACGATGGACTACGTCGTGTTGGACGCCATGGCGACCCGAGCTCGTGGTGAAGTTGTTTCGTTCGAGTAG
- a CDS encoding NHL repeat-containing protein — protein MNISQTIVALGLLGSLCFSVQADEQGSVLDGVSIQRYVPQSGSLPACTHIARRGETEIVTSSDRLFYRTDAQSPLIRSPIDILVDAHSVVFNPVEKLFYATDTGNHRLITFADPAGDTWDTFATSLAGIKLQRPHDIVFDDATGWMYALNPNSSEVFRFKGSGGDVAVLDLSKQLGYSRALTIANGTLYVIGSSHGVVVEVTDFEKQAFQIHTSFGKKKNAVAGSWLTTGLVLNDVDYYQGHWYATSYFCPAYAGNEDCDENKFIRFKTWDDLKTGKWDDLSSLLPSKIVPYFLTPHADGLDIAMFRHEARGTADWIYRLTLAAH, from the coding sequence ATGAATATCTCTCAAACGATCGTTGCCCTGGGGCTACTCGGCTCTCTTTGCTTTTCTGTTCAGGCGGATGAGCAGGGGAGTGTGTTGGATGGCGTCTCGATTCAAAGGTACGTGCCTCAGAGCGGGTCGCTGCCGGCTTGTACTCATATTGCTCGTCGTGGCGAGACGGAGATCGTGACCAGCAGCGATCGGCTGTTCTATCGGACCGATGCTCAGTCGCCGCTGATTCGATCCCCGATCGATATTTTGGTCGATGCGCACAGCGTTGTTTTTAATCCTGTCGAAAAGCTGTTTTACGCAACCGATACGGGCAACCATCGGCTGATCACGTTTGCAGATCCGGCGGGCGACACATGGGACACTTTTGCGACTTCGCTGGCCGGGATCAAACTGCAACGCCCCCACGACATCGTGTTCGACGATGCAACCGGTTGGATGTATGCTCTGAATCCCAACAGCAGCGAGGTGTTTCGGTTTAAAGGGAGCGGCGGGGACGTCGCGGTGTTGGATCTCTCGAAACAGTTGGGCTATTCCCGTGCGTTGACGATCGCAAACGGGACGTTGTATGTGATCGGTTCGAGCCATGGCGTGGTGGTCGAAGTGACCGACTTTGAAAAACAAGCCTTCCAGATCCACACCAGCTTCGGCAAAAAAAAGAACGCCGTCGCCGGCAGTTGGCTAACCACCGGCTTGGTGCTCAATGACGTCGACTATTATCAGGGGCATTGGTACGCGACCAGCTACTTCTGTCCAGCGTATGCGGGTAACGAAGATTGCGACGAAAACAAATTCATTCGCTTCAAGACCTGGGACGATTTGAAGACGGGGAAGTGGGACGACCTGAGTTCGCTGCTGCCCAGCAAAATTGTCCCTTATTTCCTGACGCCTCACGCCGATGGATTGGACATCGCCATGTTCCGCCACGAAGCCCGAGGGACTGCTGACTGGATCTATCGCTTAACACTCGCCGCCCACTAG
- a CDS encoding DUF1559 domain-containing protein, with the protein MFTSKKQRAFTLVELLVVIAIIGILVGLLLPAVQAAREAARRMQCSNNLKQLGLSMHNYHDVYLKFPPGGLEVSSYRIGWPGRIFPFIEEGNRLDAMDGMSADALVTLAPYRYTTAPHNGGDPIFTDPMPSFACPSSPLGDTVNASSYVGLQHGTLHYRANAGSVNYDMVNVATSSRDYSTSGVIYPTSKTKFAHIIDGTSSTILVGECSDRQGWTDSMLASWGGIQPWTWGYYYYGAGAGFLQLDNKNLQYPINFEGTTTTNATAYRSAHPGGAQFSFCDGSTRFLTETMNMLVLDAMATRARGEVVTTP; encoded by the coding sequence TTGTTCACATCAAAGAAACAACGCGCCTTTACGCTCGTCGAATTGTTGGTCGTGATTGCGATCATTGGCATCCTCGTCGGTCTGCTGTTGCCGGCGGTTCAAGCGGCTCGAGAAGCGGCTCGCCGGATGCAGTGCAGCAACAATCTCAAGCAGCTCGGCTTGTCGATGCACAACTACCACGACGTCTATCTCAAATTTCCGCCGGGCGGATTGGAGGTCAGCAGCTATCGGATCGGTTGGCCCGGTCGGATCTTCCCTTTTATCGAAGAGGGGAATCGTTTGGATGCGATGGACGGAATGTCAGCTGACGCGTTAGTGACACTTGCGCCCTACCGCTATACAACGGCACCTCACAACGGGGGCGATCCGATTTTTACCGATCCCATGCCGAGCTTCGCCTGTCCTTCTTCGCCGCTTGGAGATACGGTGAACGCATCGTCTTATGTGGGGCTTCAGCACGGCACGTTGCACTATCGAGCCAACGCTGGTTCGGTGAATTACGACATGGTCAACGTCGCAACCAGCAGCCGCGACTACAGCACGTCGGGCGTGATCTACCCGACCAGCAAAACCAAGTTCGCCCACATTATCGATGGGACGAGTTCGACGATTTTGGTTGGCGAATGCTCCGACCGCCAAGGCTGGACCGATTCAATGTTGGCCAGTTGGGGTGGTATTCAGCCTTGGACCTGGGGTTATTACTACTACGGTGCCGGAGCGGGCTTCTTGCAGTTGGATAACAAGAACCTGCAATATCCCATCAACTTTGAGGGGACAACGACCACCAACGCGACCGCCTATCGCAGTGCGCATCCCGGCGGTGCTCAATTCTCGTTCTGCGATGGCAGCACGCGTTTCTTGACCGAAACGATGAACATGCTGGTGTTGGACGCGATGGCAACGCGGGCGCGAGGCGAGGTGGTCACGACCCCGTAG
- a CDS encoding pectate lyase family protein, protein MIRYLCESSKTVSLTVLAAMGTMSLVASGQQISLDAPSAKVPAFPGAEGYGSVTTGGRAGQVIAVTNLNDSGPGSLRAAVEAKGPRTVVFGVSGTIDLRSRLTIRNPYITIAGQTAPGDGIAIKRHPLTIDADEVILRYLRLRLGDETGDDVDALSSRYHKNIIVDHVSASWSVDETLSIYHCENVTVQWSLISESLYKSVHAKGSHGFGGIWGSNYSTYHHNLLAHHSSRNPRFASGCGHTDYRNNVIYNWGSNSAYGGEKQQQGNPKFNVTIINMVGNYYKPGPATGSGAIGYRIINPSSRDGVNDFGQWYVAENYMHGDAVVSHDNWAGGVQPQGGEQHIGLLKLDTPWNAMPIREHTAQEAFPLVLQHAGASLPKRDSIDARIVEEVRTGTAHFGETYEGGGKGIIDSQSAVGGWPNLESEAARPDADGDGMPDAWERGHGLDPDDVTDGAKDGDKDGYTNLEEYLNGTNPAVFVDYTNTENNINTLNAGSVGRQELQKESVNPR, encoded by the coding sequence ATGATCCGATACCTCTGCGAATCCTCCAAGACCGTTTCACTGACGGTCCTTGCCGCCATGGGCACAATGTCACTTGTCGCCAGCGGCCAGCAAATTTCACTAGATGCCCCGTCCGCCAAAGTGCCAGCGTTTCCGGGGGCGGAAGGTTATGGCTCCGTGACCACGGGAGGGCGTGCGGGCCAAGTGATCGCTGTAACGAATCTGAACGACTCAGGTCCTGGCAGCCTGCGAGCCGCGGTGGAAGCCAAGGGACCACGCACCGTTGTTTTCGGGGTCTCTGGAACCATCGATCTGAGAAGCAGGCTGACCATCCGCAACCCGTACATCACGATTGCTGGACAAACGGCACCGGGCGACGGGATTGCAATCAAGAGGCACCCTCTGACGATTGACGCCGATGAAGTCATCCTACGCTATCTAAGGCTTCGCCTGGGCGACGAGACGGGAGACGACGTGGACGCACTCTCAAGCAGGTACCACAAGAACATCATAGTAGATCATGTTTCCGCCAGTTGGAGTGTCGACGAAACGCTATCGATTTATCATTGTGAAAACGTAACCGTTCAATGGAGCTTGATCTCCGAGAGCCTCTACAAGTCCGTCCACGCGAAAGGTTCTCACGGGTTTGGTGGCATATGGGGATCCAACTACAGCACGTACCATCACAACCTTCTCGCCCATCACTCCAGTCGCAACCCGCGATTTGCGTCCGGCTGCGGGCACACCGACTACCGAAACAACGTCATTTACAACTGGGGAAGCAACAGCGCCTACGGCGGCGAAAAGCAACAACAAGGCAATCCAAAATTCAACGTTACGATCATCAACATGGTAGGCAACTACTACAAGCCAGGACCTGCCACGGGGTCCGGTGCGATTGGGTACCGGATTATCAACCCATCGTCCCGCGATGGCGTCAACGATTTCGGTCAATGGTACGTGGCGGAGAACTACATGCACGGCGACGCGGTGGTTTCCCACGATAACTGGGCGGGTGGAGTCCAGCCCCAAGGCGGCGAACAGCACATTGGGTTATTGAAGCTCGACACTCCATGGAATGCGATGCCCATCCGCGAGCACACTGCACAAGAAGCTTTTCCTCTTGTCCTGCAGCACGCAGGTGCTTCCTTGCCCAAACGCGACTCAATCGACGCGCGTATTGTCGAGGAAGTGCGCACCGGCACGGCCCACTTCGGTGAGACCTACGAAGGTGGTGGCAAAGGCATCATCGACTCACAAAGTGCCGTGGGAGGTTGGCCAAATCTGGAATCGGAAGCCGCACGACCAGACGCCGATGGTGATGGGATGCCGGACGCATGGGAACGTGGCCACGGCCTCGATCCAGACGATGTTACGGATGGAGCCAAGGACGGGGACAAAGATGGTTACACGAACCTCGAAGAATACCTCAACGGAACCAACCCGGCCGTGTTCGTGGACTACACAAACACGGAGAACAACATCAACACGCTAAACGCGGGCTCTGTCGGTCGCCAGGAACTGCAGAAGGAATCGGTGAACCCAAGGTAG
- a CDS encoding TMEM43 family protein, giving the protein MAHTQEDRWAMMLMGPALVLLTLPVLWQNETRFDYYRAAAATQAVDSLDDVAAGTLISLTGPMESGSAIPGEYVEAFPGFLTVNREAEIYSWYQPDFSRNTHYQMKWKSSVQNSADNAGVKQECKSKSFYRAEYQVGELPIQTSLIEFFDVYDTIAPKTLRLKPTGMQLHLKPGSEYFHLTKKASDGLGDERVRYTGIPVPRVATYFGKYESGHGVADQSHHRTGIVYQMIQDSGNLHCIVAGERPAALATINSHMRQLKWIVRGLGTAAIIMGFAILFSSITGFMYHLPLIGPLAGWGSFLAAVIIGLTVAIVNIAAAYLVAHPLLLAIIATGIVATIYLMRKRGKASQQTLRRDLIQRYGHSLGTDELKELEFLELAQMAMSDAQLDDNETKILQKWAKKHRWDQAKYDAMIARARSERASLDSVPADDEHLRNVVRLAMADGTLTGYEIRTIRAVSKRLGFDDTTIREMIDRVRRDIARNRAEAQSHPAQ; this is encoded by the coding sequence ATGGCACACACACAAGAAGACCGCTGGGCGATGATGCTGATGGGACCCGCCTTGGTCCTTCTCACACTCCCCGTGCTGTGGCAAAACGAAACGCGATTCGACTATTATCGTGCCGCTGCAGCGACCCAGGCTGTCGATTCACTGGATGATGTCGCGGCCGGAACGCTGATCTCCTTGACCGGCCCGATGGAGTCGGGATCCGCAATCCCAGGGGAATACGTCGAAGCGTTCCCTGGCTTCCTAACGGTCAATCGCGAGGCGGAGATCTACAGCTGGTATCAGCCAGATTTCAGCCGGAACACGCATTACCAAATGAAATGGAAGTCGAGCGTCCAGAACAGCGCCGACAACGCCGGAGTCAAACAGGAATGCAAATCCAAGAGCTTCTACCGGGCGGAGTACCAAGTTGGCGAACTACCGATCCAAACCTCGTTGATCGAATTCTTCGACGTTTACGACACGATCGCTCCGAAAACTCTCCGGCTTAAACCAACCGGAATGCAGCTGCACCTAAAGCCTGGGAGTGAGTACTTTCACCTGACTAAAAAGGCTAGCGATGGACTGGGGGATGAACGGGTGCGCTACACAGGAATTCCCGTGCCACGTGTCGCAACCTACTTCGGCAAATACGAATCGGGGCACGGCGTCGCCGATCAATCGCATCATCGGACAGGCATTGTCTATCAGATGATTCAGGACTCGGGCAATCTCCACTGCATCGTGGCGGGAGAGCGACCGGCCGCGTTGGCGACGATCAATTCGCACATGAGACAGTTGAAGTGGATCGTACGGGGGCTTGGGACCGCAGCGATTATCATGGGGTTCGCCATCTTATTTTCAAGCATCACCGGATTCATGTACCATCTTCCCCTGATCGGTCCGCTTGCCGGATGGGGTTCGTTTCTTGCCGCGGTGATCATCGGACTGACGGTCGCAATAGTCAACATCGCCGCCGCCTACCTGGTCGCCCACCCGCTGCTGTTAGCGATCATCGCGACCGGAATCGTGGCGACAATTTATCTGATGAGAAAGCGTGGCAAGGCATCCCAACAGACGCTCCGTCGCGACCTGATTCAGCGTTATGGCCACTCGCTGGGAACCGATGAATTGAAGGAACTCGAGTTCTTAGAGTTAGCTCAGATGGCGATGTCGGATGCTCAACTGGACGACAACGAAACGAAGATCCTTCAGAAGTGGGCCAAGAAGCATCGCTGGGATCAAGCGAAGTACGACGCGATGATTGCCCGAGCTCGAAGCGAGCGAGCGTCGCTCGATTCGGTCCCGGCCGACGATGAACACTTGCGAAACGTTGTCCGCCTAGCGATGGCCGATGGCACACTGACCGGATATGAGATCCGCACGATCCGCGCTGTCAGCAAACGGCTTGGATTCGACGACACGACAATCCGCGAGATGATCGATCGCGTGCGACGCGATATCGCCCGCAATCGAGCGGAGGCGCAAAGTCATCCGGCGCAGTGA
- a CDS encoding SGNH/GDSL hydrolase family protein, translating to MKYLCSLVLLTFAVVVGPVADAADSDVVKPTVGSLPVGRVLYLGNSITLHRPAPKIGWTGNWGMAASAAEKDYVHLLTADIAKASGSQPEIKVRNLASFEREYDTFEIETGLEEELKFKADLVVVAIGENVTAPASDAAKAAFAAAFGQLLATLQQAGDPVIFVRSSFWPSPVKDGIMRQVSSDAGATFVDISALGNDESYQASAEQDFQHAGVAAHPGDKGMQAIADAIFAAMKVKAGLAGK from the coding sequence ATGAAATATCTTTGCTCGCTCGTCTTACTTACTTTCGCTGTTGTCGTTGGCCCTGTCGCGGACGCAGCTGATTCGGATGTTGTGAAGCCAACGGTTGGTTCGTTGCCGGTGGGCAGGGTGTTGTACCTTGGTAACAGCATCACCCTGCACCGACCCGCTCCCAAGATCGGCTGGACCGGCAACTGGGGAATGGCTGCCAGTGCTGCGGAGAAAGACTACGTTCATTTATTGACCGCAGACATTGCCAAGGCGAGTGGTTCGCAGCCGGAGATCAAGGTTCGCAACCTCGCTTCGTTTGAACGCGAGTACGACACGTTCGAGATCGAAACAGGACTCGAGGAAGAGCTGAAGTTCAAGGCGGACCTTGTCGTCGTAGCGATCGGGGAAAATGTGACCGCTCCGGCCAGCGATGCCGCCAAAGCTGCGTTTGCGGCAGCGTTCGGGCAGTTGCTCGCAACCCTTCAGCAGGCTGGCGATCCGGTGATCTTCGTGCGCAGTTCGTTCTGGCCGAGTCCGGTCAAGGATGGCATTATGCGCCAGGTGAGCTCAGATGCCGGGGCGACGTTCGTCGACATTTCTGCACTAGGCAATGACGAGTCGTATCAAGCGAGTGCGGAGCAGGATTTCCAGCACGCCGGCGTCGCAGCCCATCCGGGCGACAAAGGGATGCAGGCGATTGCCGATGCGATCTTTGCCGCCATGAAAGTGAAGGCTGGCCTGGCAGGAAAGTGA
- a CDS encoding FAD-dependent oxidoreductase, which produces MSLPFPSTSAAEPEEKSYDVVIYGGSSAGIAAAVQVRRMGGSVIVIEPSRRIGGLTTGGLGQTDIGNKAAIGGIAREFYQRVRAYYDRPEAWKWQKPTSYRDSGQTRTSSAEATMWTFEPSAALAIMRDLVREYEIPVVFEQRLDRTPLADAGHRARGVTLENGRIVAIAMEGGPSYRGRMFIDATYEGDLLAAAGVSFTVGREANAVYDETLNGVQTRHAKYHQFVPGVDPFVVPGDKSSGLLPGIDADGPGEEGSGDARAQAFCFRMCLTDHPENRIPFAKPDGYNPLVFELLLRNFEAGEKGMPWINSSMPNRKTDTNNRTAFSTDFIGQNYDYAEASYDQRESIVARHRTYQQGLMWTLANHPRVPDHIRNEVARWGMCRDEFERADGWQQQLYIREARRMVGSTVMTQHHCQGRQTVDDSIGLAAYTMDSHNTQRYVDANGHVRNEGDVEVGGFSPYEISYGALTPKAEQCENLLVPVCLSASHIAFGSIRMEPVFMVLGQSSATAAMQAIGTDRAVQAIDYDALRQKLLDDSQVLTWTGPVKKSAASIDPKTLKGIVVDDEAAARTGFDAISQVVGPFVGTGYRHDGDNDKGHQSIRFPVKIKTPGSYDVRIAYTANANRATNVPITIRAGGKTHSATCNQRKAPPHGSFTSVGEFEFPAGDATIEIGNKGTDGHVIVDAIQLLPQ; this is translated from the coding sequence ATGAGTCTTCCGTTTCCATCGACCTCCGCCGCGGAGCCGGAGGAGAAATCGTACGACGTTGTGATCTATGGCGGTTCGTCGGCGGGGATCGCTGCGGCGGTGCAGGTGCGGCGGATGGGAGGATCGGTCATCGTGATCGAACCGAGTCGCAGGATCGGCGGTTTGACGACCGGCGGACTGGGGCAGACCGACATCGGCAACAAAGCCGCGATCGGCGGCATCGCGCGGGAGTTCTATCAACGAGTGCGCGCCTATTACGATCGACCCGAGGCTTGGAAATGGCAAAAACCGACCTCCTATCGAGACAGCGGACAAACGCGTACGAGTTCCGCTGAAGCAACCATGTGGACCTTCGAGCCCTCGGCGGCGCTGGCGATCATGCGCGATCTGGTTCGCGAGTACGAGATCCCCGTCGTCTTTGAACAGCGACTGGATCGGACCCCGTTGGCAGATGCCGGTCATCGTGCCCGCGGCGTGACGCTTGAGAACGGACGGATCGTGGCAATCGCGATGGAAGGGGGCCCGAGTTATCGAGGCCGGATGTTCATCGATGCTACTTATGAAGGAGACCTGTTGGCCGCCGCTGGCGTCTCGTTCACCGTCGGCCGTGAAGCGAATGCGGTCTATGACGAAACGCTCAACGGCGTCCAGACACGGCATGCGAAGTACCATCAATTTGTGCCGGGAGTCGATCCGTTTGTGGTCCCAGGGGACAAGTCCAGCGGCTTGTTGCCAGGCATCGATGCCGACGGCCCCGGCGAAGAGGGGAGCGGCGACGCCCGCGCACAAGCTTTCTGTTTTCGGATGTGCCTGACAGATCACCCGGAAAATCGTATCCCGTTTGCGAAACCCGACGGCTATAACCCGCTCGTCTTCGAATTGCTGCTACGCAATTTCGAAGCGGGCGAGAAGGGGATGCCTTGGATCAATTCCAGCATGCCCAATCGTAAAACCGATACCAACAACCGAACCGCCTTCTCGACCGATTTTATCGGCCAGAACTACGACTATGCCGAGGCGAGCTATGACCAGCGGGAATCGATTGTCGCACGCCACCGCACCTATCAACAGGGATTGATGTGGACGCTAGCCAATCACCCCCGTGTGCCCGATCACATTCGCAACGAAGTTGCGCGATGGGGCATGTGCCGGGATGAGTTCGAGCGCGCCGATGGTTGGCAACAGCAGCTGTATATTCGCGAAGCCCGGCGGATGGTGGGTTCTACCGTGATGACGCAACATCACTGCCAAGGACGCCAGACGGTCGACGACTCCATCGGATTGGCCGCCTACACGATGGATTCCCACAACACCCAACGGTATGTCGATGCCAACGGACACGTCCGCAACGAAGGCGATGTCGAAGTCGGAGGCTTCTCGCCTTATGAGATCTCGTATGGCGCGTTGACTCCGAAAGCGGAGCAATGCGAAAACCTGCTCGTTCCGGTTTGCTTGAGCGCATCGCACATCGCCTTTGGCTCCATCCGCATGGAACCTGTCTTTATGGTTCTGGGCCAGTCGTCGGCCACGGCCGCGATGCAAGCGATTGGGACCGATCGCGCCGTGCAAGCGATCGACTACGACGCGCTGCGACAGAAACTACTGGACGACAGCCAAGTGCTAACGTGGACGGGGCCAGTAAAGAAGTCGGCGGCATCGATTGATCCCAAGACGTTAAAGGGAATCGTCGTCGACGATGAAGCGGCTGCTCGCACCGGCTTTGACGCAATCAGCCAAGTTGTTGGTCCGTTTGTTGGAACCGGCTATCGTCATGACGGCGACAACGACAAGGGACATCAGAGCATTCGCTTTCCGGTGAAGATCAAAACACCAGGCAGCTATGACGTGCGAATCGCATATACCGCAAACGCCAATCGAGCGACCAATGTCCCGATCACGATTCGTGCAGGTGGGAAAACCCACTCAGCCACCTGCAACCAAAGGAAAGCTCCCCCGCACGGATCCTTCACTTCCGTCGGCGAGTTTGAATTTCCCGCGGGCGACGCCACCATCGAGATCGGCAACAAGGGAACTGACGGCCATGTGATCGTCGACGCGATCCAGTTGTTGCCACAATAA
- a CDS encoding phosphatidylinositol-specific phospholipase C/glycerophosphodiester phosphodiesterase family protein, with protein MLQIAAAEQPAAKIEPLGQAHAHNDYLHDRPLLDALDHGFCSVEADVFLVDGELLVAHSRSELSPERTLKRLYLDPLRERVQRGGGRVYLGGPVVTLLIDFKADGAATYAALDNLLSQYPDVFSVVRNGQRIENAVNVVISGDRPFAAVASDEERFAGLDGRLSDLDSDMPTHLMPMISDRWGKHFKWRGEGEMSGEEQAKLAAIVAKAHAKGRVLRFWAIPDNPRSWRAMQAAGVDLINTDDLQGLSQMLQE; from the coding sequence ATGCTGCAAATCGCCGCCGCCGAACAGCCGGCCGCGAAGATTGAACCGCTGGGACAAGCGCACGCGCATAACGATTACCTGCACGACCGGCCGCTGCTGGACGCGCTGGATCATGGCTTCTGTAGCGTCGAAGCCGACGTGTTTCTTGTCGATGGCGAACTGCTGGTAGCTCATTCGCGATCGGAGTTGTCGCCCGAACGAACGCTCAAGCGACTCTACCTCGATCCCCTCCGCGAACGAGTGCAGCGAGGCGGCGGACGGGTCTACCTGGGCGGTCCCGTCGTCACGCTGTTGATCGATTTTAAAGCCGACGGTGCCGCGACCTACGCGGCGTTAGACAACCTGCTGAGCCAATATCCCGACGTCTTCTCCGTCGTTCGCAACGGCCAGCGAATCGAAAATGCGGTGAACGTTGTGATCAGTGGCGATCGCCCTTTTGCAGCGGTCGCGTCGGACGAAGAACGCTTCGCAGGTCTCGATGGCCGATTGAGCGACTTGGACAGCGACATGCCCACTCACCTGATGCCGATGATCAGCGACCGCTGGGGCAAACATTTTAAATGGCGTGGCGAAGGGGAGATGAGCGGCGAAGAACAAGCCAAGTTGGCAGCGATCGTCGCGAAGGCGCACGCCAAAGGCCGAGTGCTGCGTTTCTGGGCGATCCCCGATAACCCGCGCAGCTGGCGAGCGATGCAAGCCGCCGGCGTCGACCTGATCAACACCGACGACCTGCAAGGCCTAAGCCAAATGTTGCAGGAATGA